The Pogona vitticeps strain Pit_001003342236 chromosome 6, PviZW2.1, whole genome shotgun sequence genome contains a region encoding:
- the LOC110070948 gene encoding olfactory receptor 11G2-like: protein MELLNETTVHEFVLLGFSVGERGRLLLFIFFTAVYTLTLAENLIVIMLVTENTCLAQLPMYILLSNFSWLEICYVSATVPRMLFDLFFHYGVISFHAGFLQFYVFFSLGTTECFFLSAMALDRYMAICHPLRYPQMMSRDFCYALVLTCWVLGILWYITPVFLISRLSFCGPNTIDHFVCDPGPLLDLACPPLGYIPRFCHISVASVVLATFLFIVISYARVGFTLVKRSGQGKHIKGFSTVSSQLAVVTLFYGSVMSMYVGPNGESRAEVTKVVTLFYSAGTPLLNPLIYCLRNDQVKEAVAKLLRRKRVI, encoded by the coding sequence ATGGAGTTGCTCAACGAAACCACAGTGCACGAATTTGTTCTGCTTGGCTTCAGCGTTGGGGAACGGGGACGGctccttcttttcattttcttcacagCAGTCTACACCCTGACTTTGGCGGAGAACTTGATCGTCATCATGCTAGTCACTGAAAATACCTGCTTGGCCCAACTCCCCATGTACATCCTGCTAAGCAACTTCTCCTGGCTGGAGATATGCTACGTAAGTGCCACTGTACCACGAATGCTCTTTGACCTGTTCTTCCATTATGGAGTCATTTCCTTTCATGCCGGCTTCCTCCAGTTTTACGTCTTCTTTTCCCTCGGCACTACTGAATGCTTCTTCCTCTCCGCCATGGCTTTGGATCGGTACATGGCCATCTGCCATCCATTGCGCTACCCTCAAATGATGTCCAGAGATTTCTGCTATGCCCTGGTGTTGACTTGTTGGGTTCTTGGGATCCTTTGGTACATTACACCTGTGTTCTTAATCTCACGCTTGAGCTTCTGTGGCCCCAACACAATTGATCATTTTGTATGTGATCCTGGTCCCCTTTTAGACCTGGCATGTCCCCCACTAGGTTACATCCCACGCTTCTGCCACATCTCTGTTGCTTCTGTGGTTCTGGCCACCTTCCTGTTCATTGTGATCTCTTATGCAAGAGTGGGCTTTACTCTTGTGAAACGTTCTGGTCAAGGCAAACACATCAAAGGCTTCTCCACAGTGTCTTCTCAGCTAGCAGTGGTGACACTGTTCTATGGGTCTGTCATGTCTATGTATGTCGGGCCCAATGGAGAAAGCCGTGCGGAGGTCACCAAAGTGGTGACCCTCTTCTATTCTGCTGGCACGCCACTGCTTAACCCACTAATCTACTGTCTCAGAAATGATCAGGTGAAGGAAGCGGTTGCCAAATTATTGAGAAGGAAGAGAGTGATCTAG
- the LOC140708094 gene encoding olfactory receptor 4Q3-like, producing MNTSGVPEFIFVGLPHSRLIQLLLFAVVLACYIVVLLGNLLIVVTVYSEPRLLQSPMYFFLTHLSILDIAFGSVAVPRLLGDLVKHSNTISFGGCMAQLFFLHFFGGSEMLILVLMAYDRYMAICYPLMYMTSMNRPRCTKLLVLCWIGGFIHSITQLILILRFPFCGPNELDNFFCDVQQVVKLACTDTYITEILLAANSGLLCLVCFTILLVSYGVILATLRGHFRESGRKALSTCSSHLTVVSLLFIPCLFVYILPFSSSVHKMISVFYTVITPGLNPIIYTLRNQEVKKAMGQIRNKSIFSHCCVNQHKICVISPKNPILIPVP from the coding sequence ATGAATACCTCTGGTGTCCCGGAGTTCATCTTCGTGGGTCTTCCTCACTCCCGACTCATCCAGCTTCTCCTCTTTGCCGTGGTTCTAGCCTGTTACATTGTCGTCCTGTTGGGCAACCTCCTCATTGTGGTGACTGTGTATTCAGAGCCTCGCCTCCTTCAGTCCCCTATGTACTTTTTCCTCACCCACTTATCTATCCTTGATATTGCCTTTGGTTCTGTGGCAGTTCCCAGGTTGTTAGGAGACTTGGTGAAACACAGCAATACCATCTCATTTGGCGGCTGTATGGCTCAGCTCTTCTTCCTCCACTTCTTTGGAGGTTCAGAGATGTTAATCCTCGTTCTCATGGCATATGATCGCTACATGGCCATCTGCTACCCTCTGATGTACATGACCTCAATGAATCGTCCGCGTTGTACCAAGCTCCTTGTTTTGTGTTGGATTGGAGGCTTCATCCACTCAATAACCCAACTGATTCTGATCCTCCGGTTCCCTTTCTGTGGTCCGAATGAATTGGACAACTTCTTCTGTGATGTTCAACAGGTGGTCAAGTTGGCCTGCACAGACACATACATCACTGAGATTCTCCTGGCAGCCAACAGTGGTCTGCTTTGTCTGGTTTGCTTCACCATCTTGCTAGTCTCCTATGGTGTGATCCTGGCCACACTTCGTGGCCACTTCAGGGAGAGTGGAAGAAAGGCTTTGTCTACCTGCAGTTCTCACTTGACAGTGGTCAGCCTGCTTTTTATACCTTGCCTCTTTGTATATATTTTACCCTTCAGCTCCAGTGTACACAAGATGATTTCTGTGTTCTACACAGTAATCACCCCTGGCCTCAATCCCATCATATATACTCTAAGGAATCAAGAAGTGAAAAAGGCTATGGGGCAAATTAGGAATAAGAGTATTTTCTCCCATTGTTGTGTGAACCAACACAAAATATGTGTCATTTCCCCCAAGAATCCTATATTAATTCCGGTACCCTAG
- the LOC140708305 gene encoding olfactory receptor 4Q3-like, with the protein MNTSGVPEFIFVGLPHSRFIQLLLFVVVLACYVVVLLGNLLIVVTVYSEPCLRQSPMYFFLTNLSILDIALGSVAVPRLLGDLVKHSNAISFGGCMAQLFFLHFFGGSEMLILVLMAYDRYMAICYPLMYMTSMNRPRCTKLLLLCWIGGFIHSMSQMALILRFPFCGPNELDNFFCDVQQVVKLACTDTYITEILLAANSGLLSLVCFTILLVSYGVILATLRGHFRESGRKALSTCSSHLTVVSLFFIPCLFVYILPFSSSVHKMVSVFYTVITPGLNPIIYTLRNQEVKKAMGRIRNQSIFSHCCVNQHKICAISPKNPRLIPVP; encoded by the coding sequence ATGAATACCTCTGGTGTTCCGGAGTTCATCTTCGTGGGTCTTCCTCACTCCCGATTCATCCAGCTTCTCCTCTTTGTTGTGGTTCTAGCCTGTTATGTTGTTGTCCTGTTGGGCAACCTCCTCATTGTGGTGACTGTGTATTCAGAGCCTTGCCTCCGTCAGTCCCCTATGTACTTTTTCCTCACCAACTTATCTATTCTTGATATTGCCTTAGGTTCTGTGGCAGTTCCCAGGTTGTTAGGAGATTTGGTGAAACACAGCAATGCCATCTCCTTTGGCGGCTGTATGGCTCAGCTCTTCTTCCTCCACTTCTTTGGAGGTTCAGAGATGTTAATCCTCGTTCTCATGGCATATGATCGCTACATGGCCATCTGCTACCCTCTGATGTACATGACCTCAATGAATCGTCCGCGCTGTACCAAGCTCCTCCTTTTGTGTTGGATTGGAGGCTTCATCCACTCAATGAGCCAAATGGCTCTGATCCTCCGGTTCCCTTTCTGTGGTCCGAATGAATTGGACAACTTCTTCTGTGATGTTCAACAGGTGGTCAAGTTGGCCTGCACAGACACATACATCACTGAGATTCTCTTGGCAGCCAACAGTGGTCTGCTTTCTCTGGTTTGCTTCACCATCCTGCTAGTCTCCTATGGTGTGATCCTGGCCACACTTCGAGGCCACTTCAGGGAGAGTGGAAGAAAGGCTTTGTCTACCTGCAGTTCTCACTTGACAGTGGTCAGCCTGTTTTTTATACCTTGCCTCTTTGTATATATTTTACCCTTCAGCTCCAGTGTACACAAGATGGTTTCTGTGTTTTACACAGTAATAACTCCTGGGCTCAATCCCATCATCTATACTCTAAGGAATCAAGAAGTGAAAAAGGCTATGGGGCGAATTAGGAATCAGAGTATTTTCTCCCATTGTTGTGTGAACCAACACAAAATATGTGCCATTTCCCCCAAGAATCCTAGATTAATTCCTGTACCTTAG